One part of the Engraulis encrasicolus isolate BLACKSEA-1 chromosome 17, IST_EnEncr_1.0, whole genome shotgun sequence genome encodes these proteins:
- the LOC134467537 gene encoding cytolytic toxin-alpha-like isoform X2, whose protein sequence is MTNLIGAHEKADLDRVNDFFKQVSFEITTLRERYADLEQILQTKDLTLFLETSRKIYHHQGSESLPRVSINTNSMYMKIKESVQKLKQSMESMLNVEFAKMTVQTDSAIVSPEPLIRQDFLKYACSIALDVNTAYSHLKLSDGNKQVAWTDESQNYPDLPQRFSFYNQVLGKECLSAPSYWEVEWTGEKGVSIAVTYVGIKRQWCDQRIMFGNNDLS, encoded by the exons ATGACCAATTTGATTGGAGCACATGAGAAGGCTGACTTGGATCGAGTAAATGACTTTTTCAAGCAAGTGAGTTTTGAAATAACAACTCTGAGGGAGAGATATGCAGACTTGGAACAGATCTTACAGACAAAggatctcactctctttcttgag ACTTCAAGGAAAATCTATCATCATCAAGGATCTGAGAGCTTGCCCCGTGTTTCCATTAATACCAATTCCATGTACATGAAAATAAAGGAGTCTGTCCAAAAGTTGAAACAATCCATGGAGAGCATGCTTAACGTGGAGTTTGCTAAAATGACAG TCCAGACGGATTCTGCAATTGTGTCCCCAGAACCACTTATCAGGCAGGACTTCTTGAAAT ATGCCTGTTCAATAGCGCTGGATGTGAACACAGCGTACAGCCATCTCAAACTTTCTGATGGTAACAAACAGGTGGCCTGGACTGATGAGTCTCAGAATTATCCTGATCTTCCTCAGAGGTTTTCCTTTTATAACCAGGTGTTAGGCAAAGAGTGTCTGTCTGCACCGtcctactgggaggttgagtggactGGGGAGAAAGGAGTCTCTATAGCTGTAACATATGTGGGTATCAAAAGACAGTGGTGTGATCAGAGAATTATGTTCGGAAACAATGACTTGTCTTGA